The segment ATTGCGTATTGTTCATTGATTCCGAAGGAGCCAAGCGCCGTCTCCGGGTTCTTGGATTCCATCAGCACCCCGCGCGTCATCGCATGATACTGGTTAATATTCACGAACTCTTTGGAGATATTAAGATACGTCGCAATTCCGGCGAACATCATCAGACCGGCCGACAGGAGCGTGACCCAGCGGAACAGCTTATCCCGGCGGATCAGCACCAGCGGAACTGAGAGCAGGGAAATTACCATCCCCACCGGAGCATTCTGCTGCTTGGAGGTGGTCAGGATCAGGGTGCTGATCAGCAGGATCGCCAGCATGGCATAATCGTTGTATCTCTTCCGGTACAGCAGCAGCCAGGAGGCGAACACCAGAATCATGGTCACCATCACCAGGCTCTCGCCGAAGAAGGAGCTGAAGTAGTTGGTATACCCCGTATCCCCGAAAATGAACACCGCAAGAGCCGCGACTGCCATCCCCCGCTTAAGTGACATTTTCAGCGTGATTGCTTCAACCAGCAAGTAGACTGCGGCAACATACAGCACGGTGTAGATGGCAGCCTGGAAGCGGATATCGAAGACCTCGCGGCTGAAAAACAGCTTGTTGACGAAGATCGCCAGCTTGATGAACAGGGACTGGGAGGAGACCACCATCGTGCTGTTCTCGTTGAAATATTGAAAGATTCCGAACTGCTTCACGAAATAACCGAAGTACTGGCTGTCATAGTCCGGAGCATTGAAATACAGGCCGTTGCTATATATAATCCGGTAAAAGTCTCCGTTATCCGCCATGCCGATATAAGGGGAGGTAAACAGCGAAATAGCCGTCACCAGCAGCACGCAGAATGCGGCGGCAAATGCCGGAGTAATCCGAAAGCCAGCTAACGTGATACCGGGCCGGGTGGATGTAAGCTCTAGGTTGTTTATCATTCCGATTCCCCTTTTGGTTATATTATGGAGCCTTATAGGAGTAAGCCAGCAGTGCCATCAGGTTATCAAAAGAGTATGCCTGCCCGGAGGCAGGATCACCGAAGCCGCCATATAGCGGACTCACAGGATCTGTCACCCTGAATTCATTCATCCGTTCTATACTGGACTGATAGAGGTCACCATCCTCCAGCACGGCTCCAATCATGGCTGTGAGCGCATAGACCGCTGTTGAACGGATATCATTAGCCGGCTTGCCCTCACGTGTATATTGTCCGAATAAGGTTCCCGCTGCGACCTGAGCTTTGATGAAGCTGATGCTGGCCGGCTTTTGACGGCCGGTCTCTGCCAGATGAAGAATAGTCAGCAGAGATTCTACCGAGTTGATGCCTTCAGAGCTGTACTGTCCGCTCTGGTAATCGAAGCGGGTCTCATAGAATGGAAAAGAATCGGACAAATATCCCTCCTCCAAAATACCGCTCATATTCTTCAGCAAATTCTCTTTTAATTCGCTAGATATCGACAATTTCTGCAATACACTCAGATCAATATAACACAAAGTTACGAAGCTGTTGACCACTTTCAAATAATTGTCATAGATGTCATAAATGTAATCTTTTTTAGTATTGTTTTTATAGAAACGTTCTCCATATTTATCAGCTTCTCTGGTATATTCCGGCTGGCTAAATGCCTGCCCTGCCTCATATAACGCTCCGATCATCCGCAGGTCATCCACCGCTGCATTCACGGGATAACGCTTCTGCTGCCTGGGACTGTAGCGGTAGCTGAAGCCGCCCTCCATATCGAAGGTTCTGCGGGCCGTCTTCCACTGCCGGTCGAACAGCTCCTGATTGCGGGTCCTGACAGCAGTCTCCATCAGAAGAGACGCGGACTCGCTCAGAATCTCATGGCCTGTAGCCACCTCTGCCGCTTCAGAGGTCTCCTTCAGATTCGTATATACGCCATCGGGTCCTGTAAGCTGCGTATTTATGAAATGAAATAATTCCCGCTGTTCCACTGTAGGCTCAAGCTGCGGCGCTTCATCCGGCCGTGTAGTCCCTGCGGGAGAGACTGCCGGAGTATAGACGGGAGAGGATGGCGCCGGTCCGGCCTGATTGCCGCAGGAGGTTAGCAGGAGCAGCGACATCCCCAGAACAGCAGCCTTGCTATATCTGTTTTCCAATCGATCACATCCTTAAATGACAACTACCAATTGATCCATACTAATATAACGGTAATTATTGTCACATTATTTACTGTTTCTTCGCACATTATGTGCCGCTATCACATATTTCTCCTTTTCCGCCAGAAAAAGAGCCGCTCCATGTCTTAACGACTGGAACAGCTCTTATGAATGCTTAGGTATTCTCTATCTCTAGCTCTCTTTAATTCTCCGGTACGTAGCCTCATCAGCGACGATGTAGAGTCTGGCGTCTGCCGGAATCGCCTGGTCAAGCTTACGGTTAATGCCCAGATCGCCGCGGTCGGACAACAGGGTCGCCCCCTGGCGCAGCAGATCCTGAAAGGCCTCTCCATAGGTTGTCCAGCCGCTGCGGCGGGGAATCTCAAAGATATCATCCCCGTGCTCGCGGCTGAGCAGCTGAGTAATGACCTCTGAATTGCCCTCCTGCAGGGCAGAGCGGACGGCCAGTCTGGAGATGGCATCATGGGAGAGCACGAACTCGTTCACCTGCACATGCTTGAAGTTCTGAATGTTCTTCTCCTGCATAATCTCTACGGTAGTATGTACCTGCGGGGCAATCCGCTCAATGCTGGAAGCAATCAACAGCGACTTGCCGTCGCTTAAGGAAGCTTCGTCAATACGGGTGTCGCTGAACACAATCGCTGCTCTGGCGCTCCCGATATTCGCCTTCAGCAGAATGTCATCGCTCGCAGCATCGCCGCTGATGAAGTGGACCTGCTCCATGGATTCCAGCGGATGCCGTCCGTTCTCATCAATAATGACTACTTTGCATTCCCCGTCGTAACACAGAATCTCATCCACTGCCGCCTGTGTCTTGCGGTTCCAGTTAATCAGCACCACATGATTGTGCCCGTGAAAGGTCAAGGTTCCGGCTCCTCTCCTGCGCTGCATCTCGCCCATGGCATCGATAATCTTGCCGATCACCAGACTGAGCAGACCGATGCCAAAGATATATAAGAAAATCGTAAACACCTTGCCGGTGACGGTAGCGGCAAAGTAATCGCCATACCCGACGGTAGCCATGGTGGTCATTACCCAATAAAAGGCGTTGAACCAGCTATGAAACGTATCCGGCTCCAGCAGGAAGGCGATGGTTGCACTTAGAAGAATGAAGGCCAGAATAATAAAGGCAATGGACTTCTTCTTGAGATGAAGCAGCTTACCGGATAATTGGATTAGAAAATGCAATGCTCATCCCTGCCTCCCGGGTGAATTGAGCCGGCGGGCAGCAGCCTGCACCAAGTCCCTCGCGGAGCGCAGCCGCTGACCGCATGCCAGGCTTTCTAGATAATCAGACTGCTGACCGCGAAGGCCGTCCCGATGAACACCATGCAGAGCATGACGCCGACCGCAACATTTCCCTTCTCCAGCTGCTCTGAAATCCGGAAGCCGGGCGTGAACAGCTCGAAGATCCAGTAAGAAGCGATCAGGCAGACATACCCCACAGCGAACCAGAGCATCATGAACCAGATGGAGGTATTTGTGTAGGCGGCCACGCCTAGAATGACCGCCGTAGCCAGGAACTTGCCGCCGAACGCCAGGCCTACCGCAACATTTCCCTTTTTCAGCTCCTCCATATCCTTGAAAGGAGTCATGAGCGCAAAGATCACCATACCCAGCACCTGAAGCAGAACAATGGTCAGAATACTAACCACCAGATTAATTACGATCGTCATTTAGCCCACCCCCGAAATTTCGCATAGGCCGAATCATAGTCGGCGAAATCATGTACTTCCTCCAGCACCACTGAGACTTTCTTCTGCTTCTCCAGCGCGGTATAGCGCTTGTCGTCAATCGGCTGCTTGATCCGGTTGCCGGAAGGCAGCTCCAGCACTGCGAAATTTCTGGTCTTGCTCTGGTATTCCGTCTTGTACACGCCAACCAGGTCCACATCCGTTGTGATGGACACCTTGAGATTAGCCAGATCCTCTGTGGCCGCCTTCTGGTCGGCGTAAGACTTAAGTGTCGTCCAGGCGGACAGCTTAATCTCATTCTTCTGGTCAGCGTCCGTTATCAGCTCGGCATCCATGAACTGGAGCGTCCAGACGGTGTCGCCTGTAGCATAATTCCCGTCGTTGGGAAGCAGCTCATTATCCGGCAATATAGTCATATCGCTGCCGACCAGATCGCCAACCTTGCCTTCCACCACCCGGTAATCCCATGGTACACGCGATACACTATCCGACGTATCAGTGCCGGTATGAAATACACTGCCGCCGCTGTTCGCTGAGCATGCACTCAGCACCATAACCGCCAGCAGCAGCACTGTAGTCAGCAGGGTGCCCCGGGCTCTGCGCCCGGCAGCATGCCCCTCTCTATCCTTGAACATCTTCAAGCCCCCTCACTCCTAGCGCGATAAAATGACTGGCATTGCCTGTAATCGGCCCGCCGGCCCG is part of the Paenibacillus sp. FSL M7-0420 genome and harbors:
- a CDS encoding potassium channel protein, whose amino-acid sequence is MHFLIQLSGKLLHLKKKSIAFIILAFILLSATIAFLLEPDTFHSWFNAFYWVMTTMATVGYGDYFAATVTGKVFTIFLYIFGIGLLSLVIGKIIDAMGEMQRRRGAGTLTFHGHNHVVLINWNRKTQAAVDEILCYDGECKVVIIDENGRHPLESMEQVHFISGDAASDDILLKANIGSARAAIVFSDTRIDEASLSDGKSLLIASSIERIAPQVHTTVEIMQEKNIQNFKHVQVNEFVLSHDAISRLAVRSALQEGNSEVITQLLSREHGDDIFEIPRRSGWTTYGEAFQDLLRQGATLLSDRGDLGINRKLDQAIPADARLYIVADEATYRRIKES
- the wsfD gene encoding glycan biosynthesis hexose transferase WsfD, with translation MINNLELTSTRPGITLAGFRITPAFAAAFCVLLVTAISLFTSPYIGMADNGDFYRIIYSNGLYFNAPDYDSQYFGYFVKQFGIFQYFNENSTMVVSSQSLFIKLAIFVNKLFFSREVFDIRFQAAIYTVLYVAAVYLLVEAITLKMSLKRGMAVAALAVFIFGDTGYTNYFSSFFGESLVMVTMILVFASWLLLYRKRYNDYAMLAILLISTLILTTSKQQNAPVGMVISLLSVPLVLIRRDKLFRWVTLLSAGLMMFAGIATYLNISKEFVNINQYHAMTRGVLMESKNPETALGSFGINEQYAILKENTYYDQYGTVDVKSELLDKNFYSRYGFVSILTYYASHPNELGSILDTAAESAYKIKPAAMGNYEQSAGKEFRAQSHFFSLYSTLKEKLAPRPFAFILLWMAVTIGVYMPSFVRSIRTRDFRGMQRLLVILATMLVGLSGIVVSIIGAGDADIAKHEFLFTLAFDLIIFQTAASVIGRGISSRRSVPSAPSAPSARPLKEYPALNKGVGM
- a CDS encoding signal peptide protein; translation: MFKDREGHAAGRRARGTLLTTVLLLAVMVLSACSANSGGSVFHTGTDTSDSVSRVPWDYRVVEGKVGDLVGSDMTILPDNELLPNDGNYATGDTVWTLQFMDAELITDADQKNEIKLSAWTTLKSYADQKAATEDLANLKVSITTDVDLVGVYKTEYQSKTRNFAVLELPSGNRIKQPIDDKRYTALEKQKKVSVVLEEVHDFADYDSAYAKFRGWAK
- a CDS encoding DUF350 domain-containing protein; translation: MTIVINLVVSILTIVLLQVLGMVIFALMTPFKDMEELKKGNVAVGLAFGGKFLATAVILGVAAYTNTSIWFMMLWFAVGYVCLIASYWIFELFTPGFRISEQLEKGNVAVGVMLCMVFIGTAFAVSSLII